The Pithys albifrons albifrons isolate INPA30051 chromosome 4, PitAlb_v1, whole genome shotgun sequence genome segment AAGAAGCAATAAGCCCCGACAGAGCTGTGTTCACAAGCTCTACAAACAAAATACTGTCACGGTGTTCCTTTCCATCCTACCTTCTTTTTCTCCACAATTTCTTTGTCCTCAGCATCCCGCTGCCAAACACTTTTCGTATCAAAATCAAAAGGCCCTCTTCTTGCCTCATAACTCTTATCACGATGATAATCAGCCTTAAACTCTCTGTGAATCCTATATTCTTGTAGAGAGGAAACATGGCTCCTGTAGGCAAAGATTTAACACCTGTTTGCACAAGGGATACACAGCTTGCACTTTAGTACAGAAGGATTCTGATATGTTAATAGGTGAAGAGAGAACCCAAGATGTTATGTGGAGCTTCAGCAGGCTTACCATGGCTCATTCATCGCTGGGGGATTGGTGTGGTGTAAGTACCAGTCAGGTGCTGCATATGCTGCTGGAGGGGACTTCATTACCACAGAAGTGTAGTGCTTCAGTAGGTCTGGAGAGAAAATGACAAAAGTCACTACTCTTCTGACTTCTCTGGTTGCAAAAGCATTAcctgttgtcctagttcagcaggtaggaccagtttatcactgtatgGAGGAcaccaaagctatgtattctaccccctctattcatttcccaagaacaatggaccatttgcagcacccagggcacaACTGactcctcagggtgtgagctgggtgtgaaagaagcctgtgaggtaagagctgtgataactcccctccagggagccgttagcaccttcacacccagcctgagatgtcatgtctgctaatgggccatcaatgattccaaaataccccatgactcagagtcagatgacccactgtgtAACTCCCCACCTGAGGGAAGGACTGGATGCTCCCACCTGGACTTGAGGGTAgataatctgggggtttgaagactttggggaaccactcatcggatccagaggaggagcagaacctcgcAGGAGGAGaacaccactttcaaccagactgcgaccaccactctcaactAGACTgggaccatcatctgcaccaacaggtttctctctgccttttactttggacttgggggagccatgtggggtttgtaccccaggctgctgggtcatacttctgggttttgtgggttaaaaccaatttctctttgtgccattgtatttattgtaatactaaattgtaactctgacttataaactcttttgtgttgagttcatttcttctgccagtttgcctttaaaccagcacacctgtgTTTTCAGGTTGCTATTTTGTCAGGAAGAAATGCTTGCTTTCTTCAGTAAGGAGGATTTATCTCCCTTGATAATACAGTCAGAACCTTGCAGCATTGTGTTTTACTTGTACCTTGTTTGTCTTGCTCTAAATGCTTTGACATCTTTCTACTGCTCAGTTAATTCATATTTCTGGACTTGTTGCTCTGCTCTGAGTGTGCATCTGCTCAAGTTCCTCAAGCTTCCATCttcaataaagaaaataacaaaccTACACATCACCTTGGTACAAGAACAGAATATGTAGAGCACTGTAAGCACTGTAAGAAACTGAAGGTCATCACAAAAGAACCACTTTATAAACTTCTACCAAGTTTTCTGATGATGGtttttgtgaaattatttttcccagaCCATTACGTAAATAGCCCAAACATAATTCATAGAGACCTCACTCAAATGTAGCTAGACCATCCTCACCTATATAGACCAAATATAGGGCAAGACTGCATATTTTGCTAAAGGCTACCTACACAGACTGCAAGGATGCCCTGACAAGGTGACCTCTTACGTCACATTTTCATTCACTCAATTTTTTTCACAGGTTAATTCCAAAACTCCAGAGAATCTTTCTGTAGCATGTACAAGCACTTTATACCACACTCAAGCAAAGCcaaagaaaattagaagaaagATCAAAGAAACAAGACAGATGGTCACCAGGCTGGCCTCCTTGCTTTGCCAGCCTCACATAAGCTGAATCAGTCTCTTTGACCCACTTCTTGCGACACCTAGACAGTGGCACTTCATGGTGAACTTTTGAAAAGTCACTGAGACTCTGCCACGATGGAGGAAGTAGGCTTTTCTCTAGTTGTTTCAGCGGCATGGCTTATTACCATCCTGCaataatggaaaagaaaatatttatggtaAAAGTTATGTGCTAGCATCCCTTTTTCGAGCAACTAACAAACTGAGCCCACCTGGAACACAAACAACGTGCTTCATTTCAGCTTGGAGACAAAAGACCAGGCTTGCTTATTCCAAGAGATATAGAACACGCAATTTCTAGAGGATCATATGCAACAAGGATAcacttttgtttcagttttgaaacAGCGTTCAGGTTCTCCTGTAAAGTGTTCTAATCCTCTTCATTCAGAAAACTATTTCCAAGGACATCAAAAGCAGCGACAGGCACAGAAGACAGCAGGAAATGCTTAAGCCCtttggtttcctttccttttcacaCATTAACAAAAGTGAAGACAGTACCTGTCTGTTTGCGGGTCTTTATAAAATAACCAAACTCGAAccccaaatggaaaaaaaaaaaaaaaagaaagtaaaaccgGACACTAACACCCTACCTCTCCATCTCTCCATACATTACTTTCTCAACTTTTAGCgagcaaaaggaaatataaataaaccTTCACAGCGGTAAAATGGACAgcaagcaaagaagaaaaagccagtCGAAGGCACTGTGCCATGGAAGGTGAACAGACCTTACCGGAGTGACTGACTCCAGGTGAAGCTGATGCCGTTCCGTCGGTGTAAGGGGACCACTCCCACGCTGCAGCCTGCTGAGTATCCCTTGGGCACACACACGCGCTGGCTGTGCCCAAACTCAGCTCCAAGGAACAGCAACCCAAAGTGCTGACCCTCCCCGACGACCGGGGCGATGCGGCACCAGCTGGCGCTCGCTGCCGCCCCCCGGCAGGTCTGTCCAAGGCTGCGCGGTCCCGTCCCCCCGGCGCTCTCCCTCTGGCACCGCCCACAGGTGTCCCTGGCTGCCGCCGCGGCTGTGGCACAGACCAGACCGCGATTACCTGACCAGGGATCGGCAGCCCCAGGGAACAGACGGGACGGACCCCGAGGACGACCGGCATGCAGACCCCGGACCCGGACCCGACCGTGGGGGACTCCCTCTCcacctccctctttccctcccctgccccctctctccctctccagctcccgtcctccctcccctttctccGCGGTGGCCCGAGGGCGGTGCGATGCTCGCTACCGGCGGCAATAGCAGCCCGAAGAGGAAGCGACGCCTGCCCGCCTATCGTGACCGCCCACCCGGGCCGCGCCGCTGTTGGGGAGGAAATGAACTCCATCCCAATTGAAATCAGTACAAaatccaccccttattccatgCCGTTTAGCATTCTGTACTATTAAATTTTTGCTTTCAGGGCGGTCTATAAGCGCTTCCAGGATTCTTGGAAGACTGGGGTTTCCTATTCGAGCTCTCTGTGAGATCAAGTGCAACCCACATACTCCATGTACAGTTACTGCAACCGTGTGAAAGAGACACTCCATTTAAACGCCCGACCCAACACGGATAGCCTCGATGTCAGGAGCTGCGATTTGGCATGGATCACTTCCAAAGCAGCTCAAACCCCTTTAAAAGCTGCCAGTATCACTTTTTCAGTTGGAGTATAGTGGACTTCAGATTCTCTGTATCCCAGACTCCAGCGACCTAGTGAGTGACCCCAAGTCTCCCCtggtactttctgccagaggcttcTGGTAGGACCGTTCTCCCTGGCTACAGTAGAAAGCATATTTTTCATATCTTGTCCTGCCGGGACTGGGCCAAGGGTGACTACATGAATTGTCTCCTGTTTGATTTGTTCAAAGGCTTGTTCTTGCTCAGGGCTGGTTGCATCACGCTGTGAGGCATGTCAGGTTGCACACTGGTTGGTAATCTTGTGTATGTTCCATGCATCTTGTGTGCCATGGGGCTACTCCACTCTCCCCACACAAACCCAGCCCCACACAAACTGCTGCTCAATGCTTTTTATTGGCTAACCaagcttgaggggctggaagcAGGGGTGGGGCTCTTGGGCATCTACAGGGGGCTGCTGGGAGTTCAGATAGGATGGTGAGGGCCCAGAGCTTCACTCCTCGTTGAGTCCTTTCtgatggagaaggagaaaaagtgaTTGTGAGCATGGGACAGTTGGCGAGCGGCCATGGGGCAACTGTGGGGCAGAGAGATGTCCCACCTTGGCTCCAATGTCGCGGCTCTTGGCCCGCAACTTGTTGACCTGGGACTCGGCGATGTCAGCACGTTCCTCTGCCTCATCAAGCTCATGTTGCACCTTGCGGAACTTGGCCAGATTGGTGTTGGCCTGTTCCTCCTGAGGGGCAGGGGCAtaagcagagctgccccacagctctgtTCATCCTCCTGCCACCCCAACTGCTCTCTGTCCATCCAACCTTCTAATTACTCCATCTGGCCCAGCATGCAACCAACCTGCCCCTACAGCAATCCCATCTTTCAGCCACACAAATATCTCCTCAACTATCCACTCAGCCACCCATtcatccttccatccatccaacCTTGCACCCACCTAAACTTCCAGACACCTGTCCAATCTTGCATCCAGTCAATCATCCATCTGTCCCACTTTCCTTCCAacatccatccattcatccaaCCATCCATTATTCTACCCTTCTCCATCCCACCACCCACCCTCCTCACACCCTGACACCCCACCCCTTGACCAACACATTCTAAGGTCACCTGCTACTTCTCACATCTTGTCCAACACCCCAACTCTACACCATTCCCTCCTGGGAGGGTGGTCCACAGCTGCCCCCAATTGCTCACCGCCTCTTCTGCCTGTCTCTTGTAGGCCTTGACTTTCAACTGGAGCTTGTCCACCAGGTCCTGAAGCCGGACCATATTCTTGCGGTCCTCCTCTGTCTGTGGAAGGAGACACTTGTTGTCACCACCAAAGCAATGAGGGTCAAGAGACAGTTAGAGTTGTTACGGGGGAGTGAAGCCCCTCTAGATCTGTGAGTGGCCTCAGCCGTGGGGCAGAAGGTGGGATGTCCCCCTGGGTGAGGTTGTCTTTCTTGGCCCTGATGAGGTCTCCCGTGAGGTTCTGGATCACGAAAAGACCCCATGGATACTGGGAGGTGGCCTGAGTGGCTCCTGACCACCAGGTCAACCATATTCTGGGTTCCACTACAGTATAGGACATAGAGGCAATGGGTGGTCTACTTCAGCTGTCTCTCCCTGGCTACCAGGTCAGCCATGTTACAAGTCATGTACAGCATCAGACATAAGGCCCTGTGGATACAGTGCCAGTAGCTGGCCTCTTGTGTGGCGCAGTTGCCCTACCTGGTAGCTGAGCTCCTTTACACGACGCTCAGACTTGCGGAGACCCTTAATGCTCTCAGCGTTGCGCTTCTGCTCAGCTTCCAGCTCATTCTCCAACTCCCTTACACGGGCCTCCAgcttctgcagctgcttcttgCCCCCCTTGAGGGCCAACTGCTCAGCCTCATCCAACCTCATCTGCAGGTCCTTGATGGTCTGCTCCATGTTCTTCTTCATTCGTTCCAGATGGGCGCTGGTGTCCTGCTCCTTCTTCAGCTCCTCTGCCATCATGGCCGCCTGACCAAGAGAGAAGCAAGCAGAAAAGGAGGTCCATTACCCTCCAGTGCAAGGTGTCGTAGCTGTTGTTCCCACCACAGCACTCACATCAGTGATGGCCTTCTTGgccttctcttctgcattcCTGCACTCCTGGATGGCCTCTTCCACCTCTGTCTGCAACTGGGAGATGTCGGCCTCCATCTTCTTCTTCTGGTTGATGAGGCTGGTGTTCTGGAGATGGAGAAGAGGATCTCATGAGTTGTCTGTGGAACTGCCAAACATTCCTTCTTCAACCCTCCAGTACTTAATGCGCCCACACCCTGCCAACTCTGCAAGCTTCAAGGATCTGGAGATCTTGATAACTCAACTCACTAGAAGCCCACACCCATGGATGAAGGTGACCTCTCTCCTTGAAGGTATGTGAGGTCTCACCTGTGAGTGGAGAAGCTGGACCCTCTCGCTGGCCTCAATCAACTCCTGCTCGGCCAACTTGCGTGCCCTCTCAGTCTGCTCCaccactgcctgcagctcctccagctccgaCTGGAGGAGGTTGTTTCTCCTTTCCACAATGGCAATGTTCTCCTTCAGGTCCTCATTGGCCCTGACCACATCATCCAACTGCAGTTGGGTGTCCTATTGGGACAAATAGGATGGACCTCAGCCAGCAGCTCAAAGAGGTTGTGAGAATCTCCTTACGTATCGGTGATCCCACCTTGAGATGAGCCTGGGCTCCCTTGAGGTGGGACTGGGCTTCAGCGGCCACACGGTTGGCATGGCTGAGCTGGATCTCCATCTCATTGAGGTCACCCTCCATCTTCTTCTTCAGCCGCAGGGCCTCGTTGCGGCTCCGGGTCTCAGCATCCAGTGAGGTCTGCAGCGAGTCCACCACTCTCAGGTGGTTGCGCTTGGCCTGCTCCATCTCCTCGTCCTTCTCGGCCAGCTTGCGCTCGTAATCTGCCTTGACCTGGTTGAACTCCAGTTGGGCCCTCAGGATCTTCCCTTCCTCATGCTCCAGAGAGGCCTGGGAGGGAAAGATGGGAAATCAAGGACCACAGAGACGTCCAGGACAACATGGAGAATCATGGGGATGGAATTTGGCTCACCTCAGCCTCCTCCAGTGCTGCTTGAAGCTCCAGCTTCTCAGCATCCAACTGTTTCCGAACCTTCTCCAGCTCATGGATGGTCTTGTGACTGCCACCGAGCTGCTCCGTCAGGTCCGAGATCTCCTCTGCCCAGATTAGAACCCATCAGACTATGTGGAAGGTAGAGAAGGACAACAAGGTAGATGGGGGAAGACCATGGTCTCACCTTGGAggttcttgttttctctctttaagGTTTCCAGGTGCTCAAGTGATTCCTCATAGgcatttttcagtttgaagagCTCAGTGCTGAGGGACCTGGCCTCTTTCTGCGATGCCTCCAGCTCCATCTGTGACTCTTCAAACTTCTGCTTCCACTCAGACAAGATCTGGGGCCAAGTGCATAGTCACCCTCTGTCCATGTGTCCTCCATATGCTGCTGTCCCACCACCATGTCCTCTCACCTTGTCAAAGTTCCTTTGCTTCTTGtccaaggcagcagctgctgcattcGACCTCTCTACATCTGCCATCAGGTCCTCAATCTCATTTTGTAGCCGGTGCTTGGTCTTCTCCAGAGAGGAACACTTGGCATTGACTGCCTCCACTGCCTCTTCGGCCTCCTGCAGCCGCTGGGCCAGCTTCttcctgctccagggaaaacCTGACTGTGGTGACCCATGAACCACCTGGGCCAACACAAACCTTCTTCCACCCATTGTTTGGCCAAGGCTCTGCTCTGTATCTCCTCTGCCTTCTCCGCATCCTTGTGCAGTGGAAGAGTCTCTTTtctcccctgccccacagaagCTCCCTCCACATGGAGATAAACTCACTTGGCTTCCTCCAGTTCCTCAGTGCGCTGTATGGCATCCGTCTCATACTTGGTCCTCCATTGGGCCACCTCAGAGTTGGCCTTGGAGAGGGAGCGCTGGAGCTCAGCCTTTGCCTCCGTCTCCTCCTCATACTGCTCCCGCAGCAGGTCACAGTCATGTCGGGCTGATTGGAGGGCGTGGGCCAGTGCATTCTTGGCCTGGGAGGGGAGGGTGAGGAGAAAACGAGCTTGAGCTACATTTAGGTCCTCAAAGTGTGTAAGCAGTGGTATTTCTCAGCACAACCTTTTCTACACCATACCAACCAAATTCAGCACGTCTAGACTCACAGAGATCTAACGATGGGTACCTCTAGTCTGGACCAATTCAACTTCACCTGGTCCAATGATTCCCAGCCACCTGTAGACCAACCTAGCTGCCTCACAATTGACCTGCTCAGCCCACTCTATTGGCTATTAGATCAATTCAACCCAACTCAACCATCCTTAGATGGAACCACCCAACTGAACCAGGTTGACCTTGACTTCTTTTTGGTGTTACCACCAGAAAGGGTGAAAGACACCTTGTCTTGTGTGCTCCTGGAGACCATCTCAGCCACCTCTCAAACCTCACCTTCATCTCTTCCTCCAGTTGCCTCTTGAgatcctccagctgctgggtgTATGACTGCTTGCCCCTGGTTAGTTGAGAGACAAGagcctccttctcctccagttGGCGGGACAGCTCTCCTGCAGAGGTGGGGGAGGTTTTCAGAGGTACGGAAGGGAGTGAAGTTGTGGGTCAGGGGCTGAAGATGTTGGGTGGGGTGTGTGGTGGGTCAGAGTTCCCACCATTCTCTGTTTGGAGTTTGGCCCGTTGGGTGCTGGTGTCATTGAGGACTCGTTGGGTCTCCTCTAGTTTGGCCCGGTGTTCGGCTGCCTGGTCCTCCATGGTGCGAGAGACCTTCTCCATGCCCAccttgaaggagaaaaggaTAGAGGGAGAGTCAAGAAGAAGGATAATGCCCCATGTGGAAAGGAGATGTCCACCTTGGCCTTCTACCTTGGCCTTGATCAGCTGCTCC includes the following:
- the C4H7orf57 gene encoding uncharacterized protein C7orf57 homolog isoform X1, whose amino-acid sequence is MPLKQLEKSLLPPSWQSLSDFSKVHHEVPLSRCRKKWVKETDSAYVRLAKQGGQPDLLKHYTSVVMKSPPAAYAAPDWYLHHTNPPAMNEPWSHVSSLQEYRIHREFKADYHRDKSYEARRGPFDFDTKSVWQRDAEDKEIVEKKKISLTEVKLPAIKPKYPSKMPNISTNKEFSGEKKLSFPPIAQRKSEAGTNWFQQCTAWEKEIQETSENSEQTEDSEPSRSESPPARNELKPPFQGCDK
- the C4H7orf57 gene encoding uncharacterized protein C7orf57 homolog isoform X2 gives rise to the protein MSKHLEQDKQDLLKHYTSVVMKSPPAAYAAPDWYLHHTNPPAMNEPWSHVSSLQEYRIHREFKADYHRDKSYEARRGPFDFDTKSVWQRDAEDKEIVEKKKISLTEVKLPAIKPKYPSKMPNISTNKEFSGEKKLSFPPIAQRKSEAGTNWFQQCTAWEKEIQETSENSEQTEDSEPSRSESPPARNELKPPFQGCDK